In Methanolacinia paynteri, the DNA window GTTTGTATGCGAAATAGCGAAGATAAACGTCTTCTCAAAGTCGTGCCACTCGGGGGGCGATATCCCCAGACCCTGGTAATTCTTGGCAAACTGAAGAATCCTGGCGATTTTATCAAGATTAAACGCCTGTTTCCCGAGAAATTCCTTCTGTCTTTCATTCTCTGAAAGATCTGTTGCGAGCTGGAGATAACCCTGTTCGCAGAAGAGATAGTTTTGTATCTCCGAGAGGGTCACATTATTCAGAATATTGAGCTTCTTTGCAGCCAGTGCAAGGGCCTCGTCCTTTTGCCGGGCTTCTGTAATATCCCTTTCCACAGACTGGAATTCGATAAAATTTCCATTTTCATCGGAAATTGCCCGGGTCGACCACGCCTGCCACCTCACTCTTCCGTCCGGAAGAATGACCCTGTGCTCCACATATTCAATGGGATTTTCAGGTGTCAGTTTCTTGATATGCTCTTTGAGCCATTCCATGTCCTGTGGAAGTATAAAAGAGGATATTTTTTTACCCGCAACACTCTCTTTTTCAAGGCCGAAGTAACTGCAGAACGCATCATTTGCAAATTTTATCGTAAAATCATTATTGAACCTGCATATGAGCTCGGTCTGGTCCTCAACGACATTCCTGTATCTCCTCTCGCTCGCTTCGAGTCTTTTTAATGCGGTAATTCTTTCGCTTATATCCCTTGCAACGGCAAGGACGACCTTTCTTTCACCGAGGACGAAGAAATGGAGAGATATTTCAACAGGAAACACAGAACCGTCCTTTCTCAGGTATTCTGTCTCAAAGATCGCATCTCCGTCTTTTTTGATTATTTCGGAGGCTGTATCGAGATCAGCCTTCCCTTTTTCAGAGTGGATTTCAGGAGGAGACAATGACATCAGCTCATCCTCCGAATACCCGAGCATCTCCCATGCGGCCCTGTTTACGGAGATTATCGCCCCCTTTTCATATGGCGATTCTGCGGATATGAGAAACACAGCATCGTTTATATTGTCAAATATCTTCCTGAATCTTTGTTCGCTTTCGAAAAGTTTTGCAGTGATCTCTTTTCCGGAGTCAACCTCCCTTAAGAGTTCTGATGTCTTATCCCTGACTCTTAATTTAAGGATATGGTTCCACCCGGCCAGGAGGAGCATACAGAGAAGAATTGCCCCTATAAAGATAAACAGCGGCGTGAGATCTCTCTCCTGCATTTCGGAAATACCATACCACTTAGTATCTATCGATTTGTACTCGTCTTCAGAAATACTGTCGAATCCGCTGTCGATAACATCAATCAGGGCGGAATTTTCCTTAAGAACAGCCCTGTGCACCTTACTGGAATATAACGGTTCCGTACGCCTGAACTGGTCCTGCAGCCCTGATTTATAGAGATAATAGTCAGCCTGGGGGGAGTCCATAACGAATACAACCACATCTCCCTCCTTTGCGGCAAGAATAATGTCCTCATAACTGTCATATTCGGCAAAGTCCGTGACACCTTTCTCCACCAGATAATCATATGAAGCGTCGCCGGACATGACCGCGACAACAAAACCCTTCAGCGACTCAGGTCCGCTGATCCCAGAAATTCGGCTGTTAAAGTAAATCGCCGATTCTACTTCCGCATAAGGTTTTGAGAACTCATACTTTTCAGCTCTCTCAGGTGTATACATAGGAGTTTCAAGCACATCATACTCCCCGGCTTCAAATGCCGCCTGCGCATCCGCCCAGGACATCCCGGTTATATCAGCTTCTATACCGGTCTTTTCCTCCCAGATTTTCCACTGGTCGATGCTTATACCCTGCAGATCTCTATTGCTGTCCCTGAATGAAA includes these proteins:
- a CDS encoding PAS domain S-box protein, with product MADAGGSNSRITGSFLATVFFLFLIITAQVSAADMAYSGDAITIVTGDNYPPFSFRDSNRDLQGISIDQWKIWEEKTGIEADITGMSWADAQAAFEAGEYDVLETPMYTPERAEKYEFSKPYAEVESAIYFNSRISGISGPESLKGFVVAVMSGDASYDYLVEKGVTDFAEYDSYEDIILAAKEGDVVVFVMDSPQADYYLYKSGLQDQFRRTEPLYSSKVHRAVLKENSALIDVIDSGFDSISEDEYKSIDTKWYGISEMQERDLTPLFIFIGAILLCMLLLAGWNHILKLRVRDKTSELLREVDSGKEITAKLFESEQRFRKIFDNINDAVFLISAESPYEKGAIISVNRAAWEMLGYSEDELMSLSPPEIHSEKGKADLDTASEIIKKDGDAIFETEYLRKDGSVFPVEISLHFFVLGERKVVLAVARDISERITALKRLEASERRYRNVVEDQTELICRFNNDFTIKFANDAFCSYFGLEKESVAGKKISSFILPQDMEWLKEHIKKLTPENPIEYVEHRVILPDGRVRWQAWSTRAISDENGNFIEFQSVERDITEARQKDEALALAAKKLNILNNVTLSEIQNYLFCEQGYLQLATDLSENERQKEFLGKQAFNLDKIARILQFAKNYQGLGISPPEWHDFEKTFIFAISHTNTAHLEKDFDVSGISIFTDNLLEKALAEMVSKLLSYNKEATRLSLKPETEGEMLKIIFETDGRGIPKESEGKIFSRGGDPDTGIDLFLIEEVLSVTNISIKETGDPGKGIRIEIIVPPGMFRTGDGSFAG